In Paenibacillus dendritiformis, the DNA window TGCTGCCTTCCCGCTTGTCCACCGCATTGGGAACCCGCTCCAGCATGCGCGCCAAAATATCCTCATAACGAGGAGTTTCCTGGATGCGCTCTTGTCCTCCAATTCCATTATCCATTGACGGTCACCTCCTTCATCGTCTGCACCGTCCCTTCCGTCGTTTCCACCGTGAAGCTAACCAGCATGGCATCCTTCGCCGATTGGAATTCGAATGCGGTCACGCTCCGCACCCGGTCATCCTGCATCAGCGCTTCGGTAATCGCCCGTTCCAATTCAGATTGAACGAACCCCGCGCCATACCCGAGATTCGCTCTCAGCTCGGTTCCGTAATTCGGACTATAGATGAGATGCTCATACCGTTCCGTCTGAAGCAGCTTGTCTATCGCCTGCTTCATCGCATCCAGGCCATCGGTTATACCTGCAATCCTTCCCGTTCTGCGATCAATTCGGTAGGTCCTTGTCGGCTGGCTGGCCTCGGCAACTTCAAAAGTATCCTCCATATCCATCAGCACTTGTGGAATCACAGACCCACCACCCTGTCGATAGCAATATACATCTGGCCGCCCTGCGCGCGGGCGAGCAGCACCTTGTCACCGGCCTTCAACCCTTGCCGGATGACGACCTCCTCCGTGCCGATCCGTACCTTATACTCCGTTAACTGCTCGGTTACGGCAATGGCGCTGGCAGGAAGAGAGAACCGCTGATCGACCTGAATGCGGAGCGGAGCGGCGCTCAACACCTCGCCGAACAGCAGCGAGACCGGACTGGAGGCCTCGACGGCGCCCACTCCGGCTTTTTTGATAATATCCAGCATCCCCATATCTAGATCACCTTCAATGTTAGTGACA includes these proteins:
- a CDS encoding DUF2634 domain-containing protein produces the protein MIPQVLMDMEDTFEVAEASQPTRTYRIDRRTGRIAGITDGLDAMKQAIDKLLQTERYEHLIYSPNYGTELRANLGYGAGFVQSELERAITEALMQDDRVRSVTAFEFQSAKDAMLVSFTVETTEGTVQTMKEVTVNG
- a CDS encoding DUF2577 domain-containing protein translates to MGMLDIIKKAGVGAVEASSPVSLLFGEVLSAAPLRIQVDQRFSLPASAIAVTEQLTEYKVRIGTEEVVIRQGLKAGDKVLLARAQGGQMYIAIDRVVGL